One Roseburia rectibacter DNA window includes the following coding sequences:
- a CDS encoding glycosyltransferase family 2 protein gives MKISLIIPCYNEQEALPIFYRETKKVMQSMDCDYEMIFVNDGSKDGTLGLLKEFAKEDDHVTYIGFSRNFGKEAAMYAGFCNVTGDYAAVMDADMQDPPALLPQMLDILENQEYDSVATRRATRKGEPVIRSWFARRFYSLINKISDADIVDGARDFRLMKRSMVDAIVEMGEYNRFSKGIFGWIGFKTYWLPYENVNRVAGETKWSFWKLFKYAIDGVINFSQAPLSIASWFGMFMTFVSFVAVVFIVIRKLVFGDPVDGWASTVCIITLIGGIQLFCMGIMGQYIAKTYLEVKKRPHYIVSDTNREDMEKVK, from the coding sequence ATGAAAATTTCATTGATTATTCCGTGCTATAATGAGCAGGAAGCGTTACCGATTTTTTATCGGGAAACAAAAAAAGTGATGCAGTCCATGGACTGTGATTATGAGATGATTTTTGTCAATGATGGATCAAAGGATGGTACACTGGGGCTTTTGAAAGAGTTCGCAAAAGAAGATGATCATGTGACTTATATCGGATTTTCCAGAAATTTTGGCAAGGAAGCTGCAATGTATGCCGGATTTTGTAATGTGACCGGTGATTATGCAGCAGTAATGGATGCAGATATGCAGGATCCACCGGCATTATTGCCGCAGATGCTCGATATTTTGGAGAATCAGGAATATGACAGTGTGGCAACACGCCGTGCAACAAGAAAAGGAGAGCCGGTGATCAGAAGCTGGTTTGCAAGAAGATTTTACAGTCTGATCAATAAGATCTCAGATGCAGACATTGTAGATGGTGCGAGAGATTTCCGGCTGATGAAACGCAGCATGGTTGATGCGATCGTTGAGATGGGAGAGTATAACCGTTTTTCGAAAGGTATTTTCGGGTGGATAGGGTTTAAGACATACTGGCTTCCATATGAAAATGTCAATCGCGTTGCCGGAGAAACAAAATGGAGTTTCTGGAAGTTATTTAAATATGCGATCGATGGTGTGATTAATTTTTCACAGGCTCCGCTTTCCATAGCATCCTGGTTCGGAATGTTTATGACATTTGTATCGTTTGTAGCAGTTGTGTTTATCGTTATCCGAAAACTGGTCTTTGGAGATCCGGTGGATGGCTGGGCGTCAACGGTATGTATTATCACGTTGATCGGCGGCATACAGTTATTCTGTATGGGGATTATGGGACAGTATATCGCAAAGACATATCTGGAAGTCAAAAAAAGACCGCACTATATCGTTTCGGATACGAACCGTGAGGATATGGAAAAGGTTAAATAA